A single bacterium DNA region contains:
- a CDS encoding transcriptional repressor yields the protein MLSKSNISVFACQVKIFWLDRIRKKLDRKIAVLVISQTEIVSICFWKAVKIYLDKLQEKNFKLTPRRIAIIAFFLSRERYLSPEVIWKGLKKKFKHLGLPSIYRNLELFSKCGILTKIQMPDRRLYYGLCKAKDNKHHHHIVCIKCGKVGEFFEGNLFKKKRINGFKVLNHFLQIEGICSNCRIKD from the coding sequence TTGTTAAGCAAATCTAACATATCCGTTTTTGCCTGTCAAGTGAAAATTTTTTGGCTTGACAGAATCAGAAAAAAACTTGACAGGAAAATAGCAGTTCTTGTAATATCCCAAACAGAAATTGTTTCTATTTGTTTTTGGAAAGCTGTGAAAATATATCTAGACAAATTGCAGGAAAAGAATTTTAAGCTTACTCCTCGGCGTATAGCTATTATAGCTTTCTTTTTAAGCAGGGAACGATATCTAAGTCCTGAAGTTATTTGGAAAGGCTTGAAAAAGAAGTTTAAACATCTAGGCTTACCAAGCATCTATAGGAATCTGGAGTTATTTTCAAAGTGTGGGATACTTACAAAAATTCAGATGCCGGATAGAAGGCTTTATTATGGATTATGCAAGGCAAAGGACAACAAACACCACCATCATATAGTATGTATAAAATGCGGCAAAGTTGGAGAATTTTTTGAAGGGAATTTGTTTAAAAAGAAAAGGATCAATGGATTTAAAGTATTAAATCATTTTTTGCAGATAGAAGGTATATGTTCTAATTGTAGGATAAAAGACTAA
- a CDS encoding metal-dependent transcriptional regulator, protein MKKDKKCSPDMEDYLEAILVLKERHKVARVRDISRLMNVKPPSVASALHTLSRDNFVIHEAYGYVDLTPEGEELAKRIQKRHEMLSKFLREILCINPKIAAEDACRMEHAISQETSKKLTKFLEFVQTCPEHDRPDWLKSFDHYFKTGKRLTCKIRELKQKDDT, encoded by the coding sequence ATGAAAAAAGATAAAAAATGCAGTCCGGATATGGAGGATTATCTGGAGGCTATACTTGTTCTTAAAGAAAGACATAAGGTTGCGAGAGTTAGAGACATAAGCCGCCTGATGAATGTAAAACCACCCAGTGTAGCCTCAGCTCTACACACTCTTTCCAGAGATAATTTTGTGATTCATGAGGCATATGGCTATGTCGACCTTACTCCAGAAGGAGAAGAATTAGCTAAAAGAATACAAAAGCGCCATGAAATGCTGAGCAAATTCCTGAGAGAAATTCTGTGTATTAATCCAAAAATAGCGGCAGAAGATGCCTGCAGAATGGAGCATGCGATCAGTCAGGAAACATCAAAAAAGTTGACAAAGTTCCTGGAGTTTGTACAAACCTGCCCGGAGCATGACAGGCCTGATTGGCTGAAGAGTTTTGATCATTATTTTAAGACTGGCAAGCGGCTAACGTGTAAGATAAGAGAGCTTAAACAGAAAGATGATACTTAG
- a CDS encoding ferrous iron transport protein A, producing MVLSELKPGQGGKITKISGKGSVRRRILDMGVVKGADIEMERVAPLGDPIEVKIKGYHLSLRKEEASDIHVEIKK from the coding sequence ATGGTATTAAGCGAACTAAAACCAGGTCAAGGAGGCAAGATTACGAAGATCTCGGGCAAAGGTTCTGTTCGCAGGCGAATTTTGGATATGGGAGTTGTTAAGGGAGCGGACATAGAGATGGAGCGGGTTGCTCCATTAGGGGATCCGATTGAAGTAAAGATAAAAGGGTATCATCTCTCCCTGCGTAAAGAAGAAGCTTCGGATATACATGTGGAAATAAAAAAATGA
- a CDS encoding ferrous iron transport protein A — protein sequence MKGQYLPLNMVSPGRKVKLVAVRGGQGIRRRLNDMGLSIGVEFRIIHSHFFGPCIIAVDDTRLILGRGMSHKILVEDTS from the coding sequence ATGAAGGGGCAGTATTTACCTTTGAATATGGTCTCACCTGGCAGAAAAGTGAAACTAGTTGCAGTAAGAGGTGGTCAGGGTATAAGAAGAAGGCTTAATGATATGGGGTTAAGTATAGGGGTGGAATTTAGAATTATACACTCCCACTTTTTCGGGCCATGTATTATTGCTGTAGATGATACAAGATTGATTCTTGGCCGTGGAATGTCTCATAAGATATTGGTAGAAGATACATCTTAA